Proteins encoded in a region of the Tripterygium wilfordii isolate XIE 37 chromosome 21, ASM1340144v1, whole genome shotgun sequence genome:
- the LOC119990037 gene encoding putative callose synthase 8 isoform X2 translates to MSEIVLADPIIDPSPTSEATTSTRPLTFGHDYRDHGAEPFDSERLPPTLASEIQRFLRVANLVEADEPRIAYLCRFHAFEIAHNRDHNSSGRGVRQFKTSLLQRLEHDDEPTFRKRKEKSDIRELRRVYHAYKDYIIRNGGAFDLENSDEEKLINARRIASVLYDVLKTVINATGPQAPAETGSICAKSELYVPYNILPLDNGGIQQAIMHLPEIKASVAAVQNLRGLPSGQDFQRSAPFVDLFEFLQCCFGFQEGNVANQREHLILLLANIHVRKYHKETSILKLGDGAVDELMNKFFKNYTNWCKFLRRKSNIRLPFVKQEAQQYKILYIGLYLLIWGEAANLRFIPECLCYIFHHMAYELHGMLTGAVSLTDWEKVMPAYGGGSESFLNKEAAKSKGRTADHSTWRNYDDLNEYFWSPDCFQIGWPMREDHNFFCVNSSNRCKTEKILVSLNTKAERGKGKRNEDKDEEEAGMEGNRQPKWLGKTNFVEIRSLWQIYRSFDRMWSFFVLSLQAMIVIASHDLQSPLQVFDSEIFEDILSIFITSAILKLIRAILDIAFAWKARCTMELSQRRKYVLRLVFAVIWVVVLPSCYAKSRRKYCFSTQYVSWLQEWCISSYMVAVAIYLSNNAVEVVLFFVPIVWKFIEVSNCRICTFFSFWAQPRLFVGRGMQETQVSILKYTLFWVLVLCSKFLFSYNFEIKPLIEPTKLIMRIGVENYDWHELFPKVKSNAGAIVAVWAPIVVVYFMDTQIWYSVFCTIFGGVYGVLHHLGEIRTLGMLRSRFHTLPAACNACLIPPPSSKLERKRQRTSLFGRRIREVSENKKRGIANFVLLWNQIITTFRSEDLISNREMDLMTMPMSTELFDGVVRWPIFLLANKFSTALSIARDFVGKDKLLLKKIKKDKYMYCAVKECYDSLKYILDILVVGDLEKRVVSSIFNEIEESIGRSSLLEDFKMSELPALQAKCIELVELLVEANESHYVDVVKVLQDIFELLTSDIMINGSRILDLLQSFQTMECDSTYFTRKIDPQLFESASEKNSIHFPLPNCGSLNEQIKRLLLLLTVKDKAMDIPANIEARRRVSFFATSLFMDMPSAPKIRNMLSFSVMTPHFMEDINYSMKELQSSTEGVSILFYMQRIYPDEWENFLERMGCGSLVELKGNSKEEELRNWASFRGQTLNRTVRGMMYYREALKVQAFLDIAENEDILEGYDAAESNNRTLSQLDALADLKFTYVISCQMFGSQKASGDPHAQDILDLMKSYPSLRVAYVEEKEEIVYDKRHKVYSSVLVKADNGYDQEIYRIKLPGPPNIGEGKPENQNHAIIFTRGEALQTIDMNQDNYLEEAFKMRNLLQELLRHHGRRPPTILGLREHIFTGSVSSLAWFMSYQETSFVTIGQRLLANPLRVRFHYGHPDVFDRLFHITRGGISKASKTINLSEDVFAGFNSTLRRGCITYHEYLQVGKGRDVGLNQISKFEAKIANGNSEQTLSRDIYRLGRRFDFFRMLSCYFTTVGFYFSSLISVIGIYVFLYGQLYLVLSGLEKALVIEAKLQNIPSLETALASQSFIQLGLLTGLPMVMEIGLEKGFLTAVKDFVLMQLQLAAVFFTFSLGTKIHYYGRTIMHGGAQYRPTGRKVVVFHASFTENYRLYSRSHFVKGFELMLLLIVYYLFRRSYQGSVAYVLITYSIWFMSITWLFAPFLFNPSGFSWDKIVDDWKDWNKWIKQQGGIGIQQDKSWQSWWIDEQDHLRRSGLGARLFEILLSLRFFMYQYGLVYHLDISQQSKNFLVYVLSWIVILAIFLLVKAVNMGRLLFIAKYHLVFRLFKAILFLSCLAVIVILSRICHLSLKDLIVCCLAFLPTGWGLILIAQVARPKIEDTGLWDFTLVLAKAYDYGMGVVLFTPIAVLAWLPIISAFQTRFLFNEAFNRRLQIQPILAGKKKE, encoded by the exons ATGTCAGAAATTGTTCTTGCTGACCCTATTATCGATCCCAGTCCCACCTCTGAGGCAACAACGTCAACAAGGCCTCTCACTTTTGGTCATGATTATCGCGATCATGGCGCTGAACCATTTGACAGTGAGAGGTTGCCTCCGACCTTGGCTTCTGAAATTCAGAGGTTCCTTCGGGTTGCCAATCTCGTTGAGGCCGACGAGCCTCGTATTGCTTACCTTT GCCGCTTTCATGCGTTTGAAATAGCCCACAACAGGGACCACAATTCAAGTGGCCGGGGTGTTCGGCAATTCAAAACTTCGCTTCTCCAGAGACTTGAACAT GATGACGAACCTACCTTTCGGAAACGAAAGGAAAAGAGTGATATTCGGGAACTCAGACGCGTTTATCATGCGTACAAGGACTATATTATAAGAAATGGCGGAGCATTTGATTTAGAAAATAG TGACGAAGAAAAATTGATAAATGCGCGCAGAATTGCGTCTGTACTGTATGACGTACTAAAGACAGTTATAAACGCTACTGGTCCTCAG GCCCCTGCTGAAACGGGCAGTATCTGTGCGAAATCTGAGTTATATGTGCCATATAACATCCTTCCTCTTGATAATGGAGGTATTCAGCAAGCAATTATGCATCTTCCTGAG ATTAAAGCTTCAGTTGCAGCGGTTCAAAATCTTCGTGGTTTACCATCAGGGCAGGACTTTCAGAGAAGTGCTCCATTTGTGGATTTATTTGAATTTCTTCAGTGTTGCTTTGGGTTTCAG GAAGGAAATGTTGCCAACCAAAGGGAGCATCTAATTCTGCTACTTGCAAACATCCACGTTCGGAAGTATCATAAGGAGACATCTATCTTGAAG TTAGGGGATGGAGCTGTAGATGAACTGATGAAcaagttttttaaaaattatactaATTGGTGCAAatttttaagaagaaaaagcAACATTAG ATTGCCTTTTGTGAAACAGGAAGCGCAACAGTATAAAATTTTGTATATAGGGCTTTATCTACTCATATGGGGTGAGGCTGCCAACTTGCGCTTTATTCCAGAATGTCTTTGTTATATTTTTCACCAT ATGGCGTATGAATTGCATGGTATGTTAACCGGTGCTGTCAGCTTGACTGATTGGGAGAAGGTCATGCCAGCATATGGAGGGGGGTCAGAGTCATTCCTTAACAAG GAAGCTGCAAAAAGCAAAGGCCGGACTGCTGATCATTCTACATGGAGAAACTACGATGATTTGAATGAATATTTTTG GTCTCCTGATTGTTTCCAGATTGGTTGGCCCATGCGAGAggaccataattttttttgtgttaattCTTCTAATAGATGCAAGACTGAGAAAATTCTTGTATCACTTAATACGAAGGCAGAAAGAGGCAAGggaaaaagaaatgaagataAAGACGAGGAGGAG GCAGGAATGGAAGGAAATCGTCAACCCAAATGGTTAGGGAAGACAAATTTTGTAGAGATACGTTCGTTGTGGCAAATTTATAGGAGCTTTGATCGCATGTGGAGCTTTTTTGTGCTGTCCCTTCAG GCAATGATAGTAATTGCTTCCCATGATTTACAATCTCCACTTCAAGTGTTTGACTCAGAAATTTTTGAGGACATTTTGAGCATCTTCATTACATCTGCAATTCTTAAACTCATACGAG CAATTCTTGACATTGCATTCGCATGGAAAGCTAGATGCACCATGGAATTATCCCAAAGAAGGAAATATGTGTTGAGGCTGGTTTTTGCAGTAATATGGGTGGTTGTTCTCCCCTCGTGTTATGCCAAATCAAGAAGGAAGTATTGTTTTTCGACTCAATATGTGAGCTGGCTTCAAGAATGGTGTATATCTTCCTATATGGTTGCGGTTGCAATTTATTTGTCTAATAATGCAGTTGAGGTGGTACTATTCTTTGTTCCTATTGTTTGGAAATTCATCGAGGTCTCAAATTGCCGGATATgcacatttttttctttctgggcACAG CCAAGATTGTTTGTTGGACGGGGGATGCAAGAAACCCAAGTATCTATTTTGAA GTATACATTGTTTTGGGTTCTGGTGTTGTGCAGCAAATTTTTATTCAGCTACAATTTTGAG ATTAAACCACTTATAGAACCAACAAAACTCATCATGAGAATCGGTGTTGAGAATTATGATTGGCATGAGCTTTTCCCAAaag TCAAGAGTAATGCTGGTGCAATCGTGGCTGTGTGGGCTCCTATTGTAGTT GTGTATTTTATGGACACACAGATTTGGTATTCAGTTTTCTGCACAATCTTTGGGGGTGTTTATGGAGTTTTGCATCATCTGGGTGAG ATTCGTACATTAGGTATGCTGAGAAGTAGATTTCACACATTGCCTGCGGCATGTAATGCTTGCTTGATACCACCACCATCATCGAAACTTGAGCGGAAGAGACAAAGAACAAGCTTATTTGGCAGGAGAATTAGAGAG GtatctgaaaataaaaaaagaggcaTTGCAAATTTTGTTCTATTATGGAACCAAATCATTACTACTTTTCGGTCAGAGGACTTAATAAGCAATAG GGAGATGGATTTAATGACAATGCCCATGTCAACTGAGTTATTTGATGGTGTGGTTCGTTGGCCAATTTTTCTCCTAGCAAATAAG TTTTCAACAGCACTGAGCATTGCAAGAGATTTTGTTGGAAAGGACAAGCTTCTTCTCAAGAAGATTAAGAAAGACAAGTACATGTATTGTGCCGTAAAGGAATGCTATGATTCACTCAAGTACATCCTTGATATTCTTGTTGTGGGTGATCTGGAGAAAAG GGTTGTATCAAGCATATtcaatgaaattgaagaaagcaTTGGAAGGTCAAGTCTTCTTGAGGACTTCAAAATGAGTGAGCTCCCTGCCTTGCAAGCGAAATGCATTGAATTAGTTGAACTTCTG GTTGAGGCAAATGAAAGCCATTATGTTGATGTTGTCAAAGtcctccaagacatctttgagCTCCTAACCAGTGATATCATGATAAACGGATCGAG AATACTGGATTTGCTCCAGTCTTTCCAAACGATGGAATGTGATTCGACATATTTTACAAGGAAAATTGACCCACAGTTGTTTGAGTCTGCTAGTGAAAAGAATTCTATACATTTTCCACTGCCCAATTGTGGCTCTCTAAATGAACAG ATTAAGCGTCTTCTTTTGCTTCTAACTGTTAAAGATAAGGCAATGGACATTCCTGCAAATATAGAAGCTCGGAGGCGAGTTTCGTTCTTTGCTACCTCGCTTTTCATGGATATGCCTAGCGCTCCTAAAATACGCAATATGCTGTCATTCAG TGTTATGACTCCACACTTCATGGAAGACATTAATTATTCGATGAAAGAGCTTCAGTCAAGCACAGAAGGGGTTTCCATCTTATTTTATATGCAGAGGATATATCCAg ACGAGTGGGAAAATTTTTTGGAACGCATGGGCTGTGGAAGTCTTGTTGAGTTGAAAGGAAACAGCAAGGAAGAAGAACTCAGAAATTGGGCATCTTTCCGCGggcaaacactaaacagaacAG TTAGAGGAATGATGTACTACAGAGAAGCGTTAAAAGTTCAGGCGTTTCTTGACATAGCTGAAAATGAAG ATATTCTTGAAGGTTATGATGCTGCTGAAAGCAATAATCGTACATTATCTCAACTGGATGCACTAGCTGATTTGAAATTCACTTATGTTATTTCCTGCCAAATGTTTGGGTCCCAAAAGGCATCTGGAGATCCCCATGCACAAGACATACTTGATTTGATGAAAAG TTATCCTTCTCTGCGTGTGGCTTACGttgaggaaaaggaagagattGTGTATGACAAGCGTCACAAGGTTTATTCTTCTGTATTGGTTAAAGCTGATAATGGTTATGATCAG gaaATATATCGTATAAAGCTTCCTGGTCCACCAAATATTGGAGAAGGGAAGcctgaaaatcaaaatcatgctATTATTTTCACACGTGGGGAAGCTCTCCAAACTATTGATATGAACCAA GATAATTATTTAGAGGAAGCTTTTAAAATGAGAAATCTGCTACAAGAACTTCTACGTCACCATGGGCGGCGGCCGCCAACAATACTTGGTTTAAGGGAACACATATTCACCGGAAG TGTCTCTTCTCTAGCATGGTTCATGTCATATCAAGAGACGAGCTTTGTCACCATTGGTCAAAGGCTTCTTGCTAATCCTCTCAG AGTACGATTCCACTATGGACATCCAGATGTATTTGACAGGCTATTTCACATTACAAGAGGGGGCATAAGCAAAGCATCAAAAACAATAAACCTAAGCGAGGATGTTTTTGCTG GATTTAATTCTACCTTACGAAGAGGATGTATCACCTACCATGAGTACCTGCAAGTTGGCAAAGGTCGAGACGTAGGCCTTAATCAAATTTCAAAGTTTGAAGCTAAAATAGCTAATGGGAACAGTGAACAAACTCTGAGCCGTGATATATACCGCCTGGGACGTCGTTTTGATTTCTTCCGGATGTTATCTTGTTATTTCACAACCGTTGGTTTTTACTTTAGCAGCCTG ATTTCAGTAATTGGAATTTATGTGTTCCTTTACGGACAGCTATACCTTGTTCTCAGTGGATTGGAGAAAGCACTCGTTATCGAGGCAAAACTGCAGAATATACCATCACTGGAAACAGCTCTTGCATCGCAGTCATTTATCCAACTGGGGCTTCTCACAGGCTTACCAATGGTTATGGAGATTGGACTTGAGAAAGGATTTCTCACAGCagtcaaagattttgttctcaTGCAATTGCAGCTAGCTGCTGTTTTCTTCACCTTCTCTCTTGGAACAAAAATTCACTATTATGGTCGAACAATCATGCATGGGGGGGCTCAATACAGACCCACTGGGCGTAAAGTTGTGGTTTTTCATGCGAGCTTTACTGAGAATTACAGATTATATTCTCGAAGCCACTTTGTTAAAGGATTTGAGCTAATGTTGTTGTTGATTGTTTACTATTTGTTTAGGCGATCCTACCAGGGTAGTGTAGCATATGTATTGATCACTTATTCCATTTGGTTCATGTCCATCACTTGGTTGTTTGCACCCTTTTTATTTAATCCTTCTGGATTCAGTTGGGACAAAATAGTAGATGACTGGAAAGACTGGAATAAGTGGATCAAGCAGCAGGGAGGCATCGGAATTCAACAAGATAAAAGCTGGCAATCCTGGTGGATTGATGAGCAAGACCATCTTCGACGTTCAGGGCTGGGTGCTAGATTGTTTGAGATACTTCTGTCTCTCCGCTTTTTCATGTACCAGTATGGTCTGGTTTATCACCTTGATATCTCTCAGCAGAGCAAAAATTTTCTGGTTTATGTGCTCTCCTGGATTGTGATTCTTGCAATTTTCCTACTGGTCAAG GCTGTGAACATGGGAAGACTGTTGTTCATTGCAAAATATCACCTTGTGTTCAGGCTCTTTAAAGCAATCCTGTTCTTGAGTTGTCTTGCTGTCATAGTCATTCTCTCCCGCATTTGTCACCTTTCTTTGAAGGACTTGATTGTCTGCTGTCTAGCTTTTTTGCCTACAGGATGGGGCTTGATATTG ATTGCACAAGTTGCGAGGCCGAAGATCGAAGATACTGGATTGTGGGACTTTACACTGGTACTTGCTAAAGCATATGATTATGGAATGGGTGTTGTTCTTTTCACACCCATTGCTGTCTTGGCATGGCTCCCTATTATATCAGCCTTCCAGACTCGGTTTCTATTCAATGAGGCTTTCAACAGGAGACTACAAATTCAACCAATTCTTGCTGGGAAGAAAAAAGAGTAG